A section of the Methanococcus vannielii SB genome encodes:
- the hemC gene encoding hydroxymethylbilane synthase produces MKLRIGTRGSKLAMIQTKYIASLLNELGVETEIIIIKTTGDKDQNKKLADLGIGVFTKELDNKMLENEIDIAVHSLKDVPTLWSDELQITATPKRESPDDLILWNKNSNFNIEYDELIVGTSSIRRTAFLELSNPNLKVKLLRGNVATRIDKLRNNEYDGIIMAKAGLIRQGIDLSDFNYEKLEILPAPAQGVIGVASRKKDYEINEILEKINDKKTYLEAVAERWSLKEYGGGCQAPFGAFAFYDFDEGILTLKCDLVKEIHGKKISISKEGFVYCNVNDVELSKDLGKRVGLSFKESDIFEI; encoded by the coding sequence TTGAAATTAAGAATTGGAACAAGGGGAAGTAAGCTTGCAATGATTCAGACTAAATATATTGCGAGTCTTTTAAATGAACTCGGCGTAGAAACGGAGATAATTATTATAAAAACGACGGGGGATAAAGACCAGAATAAAAAACTTGCTGATCTTGGAATAGGCGTCTTTACAAAAGAACTCGACAATAAAATGCTTGAAAATGAAATTGATATTGCAGTTCATAGTTTAAAAGACGTTCCAACACTATGGAGTGATGAATTACAAATTACTGCAACTCCAAAACGTGAAAGTCCTGATGACTTAATTTTATGGAATAAAAATAGTAATTTTAATATCGAATATGATGAATTAATCGTTGGAACGTCAAGCATTCGAAGAACTGCATTTTTAGAGCTTTCAAACCCCAATTTAAAAGTAAAGCTATTACGTGGAAATGTTGCAACAAGAATTGATAAACTTCGAAACAATGAATATGATGGAATAATCATGGCAAAAGCAGGGCTTATTCGACAAGGTATTGATTTATCAGATTTTAACTATGAAAAACTTGAAATACTTCCAGCACCTGCTCAAGGCGTAATAGGCGTTGCTTCAAGAAAAAAAGATTATGAAATAAACGAAATCCTAGAAAAGATAAATGATAAAAAAACTTACCTTGAAGCAGTTGCAGAACGGTGGTCTTTAAAAGAATATGGTGGCGGATGTCAAGCCCCATTTGGAGCTTTTGCCTTTTATGATTTTGATGAAGGGATACTTACACTTAAATGCGACCTTGTAAAAGAGATTCATGGAAAAAAAATCTCAATTTCAAAAGAAGGATTTGTTTACTGTAATGTAAATGATGTTGAACTTTCAAAAGACCTCGGAAAAAGAGTTGGACTATCATTTAAAGAATCAGATATTTTTGAGATATAA